ATATGTTGCGTAGTATAATGCGCCGTCGGTCAAGGAGAGCCAGCCATGCAGATACACGTCACCGCGCCCCTGTTCGCCTGGGAGAGCCTGGAGGATTCGCCCTCCATAAGAACACTGCGGCGGTTTCTGTCCACGGTTTGCGACGGGCGGCTGCTCGATTCGCTTCAGGCCGCGCGCGGCCGCGGCAGGGGCGACTATCCGGTGGCGGTGCTCTGGGGCGTTGTCCTGCTGACGATTGCGCTGCGGCACCGGAGCATGGACGCGTGCCTGGCCGAACTGGGGCGCAACCGGGAGCTGCGCGAACTGATCGGGATTGAGTCGGAGTCGGGGGTGCCGAAGAAATGGAACATGTCCCGGTTTCTTCTGGTGCTTGGAAGCGAGCCCCACCGCACGCTCCTGCGCGAGGTGTTTGACGCGATGGTGTCGCGCCTGGGCTCCACAGTGCAGGACCTGGGCGTCCATGCCGCCGGCGACGCGACGGCGCTCAACGCGCGCCGGACCACAAGCGACGGCGAGCGCAAACAGGACGCCCGCGAGGGGCTTGCCCAGGCGTCCGGGGGGCGCAAGGAGTACACGGACGACGCGGGCAACGTGACGCGCGTGGTGGAGTGGTTCGGCCACAAGCTTCACCTTGTGGTGGACGCGCGGCACGAGGTGGCGATGGCGTATGCGGTGACGGACACGAAGGCGGGCGACGGCGAGACGCTGCCGGCAGTGCTGGACCAGGCCGTGAACAACCTGCCGGCGGGACGGATAAAGACGCTGGCGTTCGACAAGGCGGCGGACAGCGACCAGGTCCACCGGGAGCTGCGCAAAAGGGGGATAAAGCCCCTTATCCAGAACCGCAGCCTGTGGAGGGACGACCTGGAACGCCCGCTGCCGGGGCGCGAGGGCGAGGTGGACAACATTGTGCACGACGAGAGCGGCACCGTTTTTTGCTACGACACGGCCAGCACGCCCTGCGTGCGCCACCCGATGGCCTACATCGGCCACGAGCCCGGCCGCGGCACGTTGAAGTACCGCTGCCCCGCCCGCCACAGCGGCTGGACCTGCCCCAACGACCGTGCGTGCAACAAGGGGCGGGACTACGGCAGAACGATCCGCATCAGGCAGGG
This window of the Candidatus Hydrogenedentota bacterium genome carries:
- a CDS encoding transposase yields the protein MQIHVTAPLFAWESLEDSPSIRTLRRFLSTVCDGRLLDSLQAARGRGRGDYPVAVLWGVVLLTIALRHRSMDACLAELGRNRELRELIGIESESGVPKKWNMSRFLLVLGSEPHRTLLREVFDAMVSRLGSTVQDLGVHAAGDATALNARRTTSDGERKQDAREGLAQASGGRKEYTDDAGNVTRVVEWFGHKLHLVVDARHEVAMAYAVTDTKAGDGETLPAVLDQAVNNLPAGRIKTLAFDKAADSDQVHRELRKRGIKPLIQNRSLWRDDLERPLPGREGEVDNIVHDESGTVFCYDTASTPCVRHPMAYIGHEPGRGTLKYRCPARHSGWTCPNDRACNKGRDYGRTIRIRQGLDLRRFPAIPRATKQFERLYKGRTAVERVNARLKLFWGADDGNITGARRFHAFVGAVMVVHVAFATLLAATPRRGGPLGTIHLGPIQKALQQTP